attacccatacactgtaataatattacatattatattattttgtgtccaTGCACTACCACTTTATTATGTGACATggttgtgttgttggacaatgtgcaaatcttggttataagcaagaagctggtgaataaacttcattcagtaggctttgttacttcgtagtggctaggtgttactcagtggattactaacgagattagtaacttcgttacttaaagtaataaaattatgtaattatattagactcgttacagtaactttattcatacttaggtaacgcgttacatttgcaagtaaggtaacttgttactcccaacactggtagtGCATGGACTATTACAATTCAACACAATCAAACAGCTTTATGGACTAGAGTGTATACAAACTTCTATTGCAAATACTTCATGTTGGTtgtaaatgtgtgtgtatgcagttTATTTAAGTGGTTTTTGTTAGTATCAGACCACATGCAGTAGCTAACAACTGTAATACTCAGTATATGGTTACTACCAACTTGTGTAGTTCTAATCATCATTATAGTATGTTGGTGTTGTGGAGTATATTTGATATTACTAGCAGAGGAATCTTCCACTACCCCACCATATTTGTTTGTCTCGTGGTTACGTTCGATGACTGTGTTCTCTTGATCATCTTGTGAATTAGTAAGCTGAGTTGTGTGAGGTATAGCTTCTATACTGGCATAGGTATCTACTTCAGCCACACCATCATAAGTTTTTGTCTCATGGCTATTTTCCATAGTTTGTAGAAGTGCAGTCTCATGTTCACCTTGTGATATAGTAAGTAGAGTATCATGCTGGTGGGGTGGAAGGGCTTCAATGCTATAAGACATATCTTCCACCACACTACCATATTGGTTTGTCTTGCAATTACCTTCTATAATTTGTAGTGGTGTGTTCTCATCTTGTGAATTGGTAAGATTGTTCATGGCCTGTGGTGTAAATGTGTGTGAGACTTCTGGTTCATGTAATGGTTCATATCCATTTCTTGCTTGTGTGCCCTTTTTTTTGCCTCTATAACATTATTGATAATCATACTCCAAAATCACCTTATAATCACTTACCTTGAGATTACATGCAATTTTTAATATGCTTAAGCTATTAATTTTGAGTTGGCACATTGTATTAATTGGCAGAACCTATGTATGTGTAACTCACTATGCTGATATTGTTGTTACAAAACCAGCCAGCGGCAAGATTATCTCCAGCACAGTACTACCATCTCCATAGTGAACTTTTACAATCACTTGTATTGCTTCATCAAGTTCTACAGTAGGTACAGCATATTCCATTAAGCTGTCTGTTAATTTCTTTTGGTAAAATTACATGATGATGTAGTTGTGCACATTAAGCCCTTACCAAATACACCGTAACAGCTGATATGTTTATAGTAACATTAGTGTCAGACTGAAGATCTACATCTGTATAATATACTAGCATAATCATGATTATAATCTTTACCTTGCTCTTCATCTGAACGGTTGGACGAATTGGTGTACATTAACAGAACCATCTGGTATCCAGCTTGTTGGATCTGTAGTAACTATAAACAGAATAAGTCAGGCATGCATAAGAGTGACTGTGTGAATCATACTGGCAAGATGGAGTGAATTGTATGACAAATGTTCATCTGTACATCATGTGCAACCACTATAGTTGTTCTCTACACCAAAAAAAGAGTTGTAACTGTATATAAGGATATACAGgcactatatatgtgaccggatttgcgaaaagctacctttttcacacacaccTACCGTACCAAATAAAACCTATATACGTAGTGTACTAAATACACTCCTGCTCACTTTACCACATACTTACTGTCATCACCTTCCTTAAAGTTGCAATGAAGTATACTCAATTTCATTAATTGAAGAGAAAATGTTGGTGTTTTGGGTAAGTAGTAGGTACACACTGAGTGAGAGAATAAATGTATATAAAAAGTTATGCCAGGGCATGTAGTGAGAAAATAAAGGTAGCATAAAGAGTGCACTAGAAAGAAAATAAAAGTTGTAACTAAAAAAGTTTGTCGCACCAAAAAGGTTGCCAAAGTAAGAGCTGTATATaactaaaaaaaaaacattgcaaaagtgaaaaaatcagaCTTAATCATGCATGCTGATATAATAgtgcactgtaaattcaaatgggtgCAAATGACCCAAATTTTTGGATTGTTTAACCTGCAATTCAAATGACCGATTTTTTGGTACtaatgacccaaggatgtacttggttattttaactttgtcagatatagtcatattacccagatgccctaaagtctcttcaacctctagccAGGTGTTTGAAATGACCTTGCCATCATGGTTATTTTAACCATCTGTGGTAAAATAACTCacatcacaaaatatttgtttgtttacactaATTAAGaagtcagtcatcattagtaataacataCGTTGGTCTATCtatgacacatacacacaataattgttacgtactgcatcttaatactttaaacatacctgatcttatagagttttcaaattgtatataaaacctatgttctccatgttcacttttgattgtgggatgtaacacaaatgttataatggccagtgtactgtaaatttaaccatgtagctggtcatctTGTCTGTGCCATAGTAGACTTGAccatacacactgaaattacccaaatatgttatttcaacatcctaagtgaacagttacattgacctaccctagttattttgactgatttagtCCAAAAGCCTACCCTAGTTATATAACCACttttagatggtcattttaacaaaaacgtttgtagtttaaatttactcatggaggttgaattgatccatttgaatttactgcATGTGTGCTATCAATTTAAGTTTTGCATGCGTGTGCATGTAAACATGTGCGCAACCACAAACTGACTGTCACATTAGGAAGAGTAACTATAACAGTTTGTTACATTTAATGTGCATGACAAGCATGCAGCTGTAAAGAGTATACTGATAATCTACTAGCTATCAATTCTTTATACTGGGTGGTCACATGATCATAATATACTATTTATAATATTCCATATACACAAACTATATAGTAACGACTCCTAATTACAAGTTGTGAAAAACTGCATGGTGTATCTGAAGATAGCAATCTGCATGATGTTACAGCATTACTCTATCTAAGAATCTATGTGTCAAAAAAGGCACACAAATTTAAAAAGGCAGCACTATATATGCATTTTTATTTACAGTGAAATATGGTATACACAATAGCACAATGTCAATCTCCTACTGCTCCACCgtacttgtttgttgttttCATTGCTTGTAATGGAATGTTCTCATGTTTTTCCTGTGATTTAGTAAGTTCAGTAATCCGATTCTCATCTTGATAATTAGCAACACTTCCTTTATTGTTACTAGGTAATGATAGAGATTCTGTAGCTGTTAACACTTCATATCTGTCTCGTCTCCATCTACATTTCCAACACCTCAGAATTGAACAGACATTCTTTGAACACATTTTCTGATAGCAACATTTATTCATTAACCCAACCAACAATAACTACTAACCTTGCAGCAAGAAAAAGTGAAGATCTATAGTGAAGATATCATGGATGTATAGGTATGCATtaaacaaactactccaacttaCTATTATACAAGGTGAGCACAGAACCAATAGTGTCCCTATGAAAACTCCAACACCAATTAATATTTTTCCTGTAGTAATTTTTTCTGCGTAGTGAATTTTCACAATCACGTGCACAGCTTCATCAGCTTTAGTTGTAGGGACAGCATATTCCATCAACTTGCTTGCCAGTTTCTTTGCAAAGAATTAAAAGGAATACAGATACTGAACTAA
This portion of the Dysidea avara chromosome 12, odDysAvar1.4, whole genome shotgun sequence genome encodes:
- the LOC136241375 gene encoding uncharacterized protein; this translates as MNICHTIHSILPLLQIQQAGYQMVLLMYTNSSNRSDEEQDVDLQSDTNVTINISAVTVYLKLTDSLMEYAVPTVELDEAIQVIVKVHYGDGSTVLEIILPLAGFVTTISAYLSILKIACNLKRQKKGHTSKKWI